The Rossellomorea marisflavi genome window below encodes:
- a CDS encoding MobA/MobL family protein codes for MLQNRVLCEAENQNPKPQNPKFKNLSPPKMKNATYRPTGLVSDFGVFFIFIVVFFRKQTIVLSTYRVGKRGDIVSQEKIFHLSHRNISKGKYNVGSRMAYSTGIEINDEKTGKSYHKEEKEIREGIETEMVLNDAASEKFKDTNYFYNKMMGVEKRTDARVFNEMDVALFQELKPEENKELARQFCKDFSEKYNTPVSLSFHKLDSHNPHCHIIYSERGVDGEEFSKTKNKEMRSKGYLKTPRKMWADRANAYFKEKEKDLFIDHRSNKERGLEQEPTTRYNKHSEIQNYKTVKLENKVIKSQNKQIEYHNKHREKKKEREAKVIAIKQIRGKEVKPMAEQKVLTVHRLYQNEIDKRESKFLEKRKEYKAQKERNKEHKETFKQRKQLHREQLQKSRNTLNLKRGDVMDLRFEQKGLKADLKGYSKINPFTWKERKAIKQKIAHNKVKQKKKKYEMKKEKSKMKVQKRNLKGHRKEFNKEKRKEYGLLKDQILNKFKAKALVKEKANVKNKKLDNTKVVSLKDFKKTNKVEKIQSKNKGRAI; via the coding sequence ATGCTACAAAATCGTGTGCTCTGCGAGGCTGAAAACCAAAACCCAAAACCCCAAAACCCAAAGTTCAAAAACCTAAGCCCCCCAAAAATGAAAAATGCCACTTATCGACCTACCGGTCTAGTCTCCGACTTTGGCGTGTTTTTCATTTTTATTGTTGTTTTCTTCCGAAAACAAACTATAGTTTTATCAACTTATCGAGTTGGAAAGCGAGGTGATATCGTGAGCCAGGAAAAGATTTTTCATCTATCCCACCGTAATATTTCCAAGGGGAAATATAACGTGGGTAGCCGAATGGCATATAGCACAGGTATAGAAATCAATGACGAAAAAACAGGGAAGAGTTATCACAAGGAAGAGAAAGAAATCCGTGAGGGCATCGAAACCGAAATGGTTTTGAACGATGCAGCCAGTGAAAAATTTAAAGATACGAATTACTTTTATAACAAAATGATGGGCGTAGAGAAGAGAACGGACGCAAGGGTTTTTAATGAAATGGACGTGGCACTCTTCCAGGAATTAAAGCCGGAAGAAAATAAAGAGTTGGCCAGGCAATTTTGCAAAGACTTTTCCGAGAAGTACAATACTCCGGTATCACTCTCCTTTCATAAATTGGATTCCCATAATCCTCACTGTCACATTATTTATTCTGAGCGTGGTGTAGATGGGGAAGAATTTTCGAAAACGAAAAACAAAGAGATGAGATCCAAGGGGTATTTAAAAACACCTCGTAAGATGTGGGCTGACCGAGCGAATGCTTACTTCAAGGAGAAAGAAAAAGACTTGTTCATTGACCATCGTTCCAATAAGGAACGTGGTCTGGAACAGGAGCCGACAACCCGGTACAACAAACACTCAGAGATCCAAAACTATAAAACGGTTAAACTCGAAAACAAAGTAATCAAATCCCAAAACAAGCAGATTGAATACCACAATAAGCACAGGGAGAAAAAGAAAGAACGAGAGGCTAAAGTCATTGCTATTAAACAAATTCGAGGAAAGGAGGTGAAACCAATGGCAGAGCAAAAAGTCCTTACAGTCCATCGTCTTTATCAAAATGAAATTGATAAGAGGGAAAGCAAGTTCCTTGAAAAGCGCAAGGAATACAAAGCTCAAAAGGAGCGTAATAAGGAGCATAAGGAGACGTTCAAGCAACGTAAACAATTACATAGGGAGCAATTGCAGAAGTCCCGTAACACGTTAAATCTGAAGCGTGGAGACGTGATGGATTTACGCTTTGAACAGAAGGGGCTGAAAGCCGACCTGAAGGGTTATTCTAAAATCAATCCATTCACCTGGAAAGAACGGAAGGCAATTAAACAGAAAATCGCCCATAATAAGGTGAAGCAGAAAAAGAAGAAGTACGAAATGAAAAAAGAAAAATCCAAAATGAAGGTTCAAAAGCGTAATCTTAAAGGGCATCGCAAAGAGTTCAATAAAGAAAAACGCAAAGAATACGGCTTACTTAAAGATCAGATCCTGAACAAGTTCAAAGCCAAAGCATTGGTAAAGGAGAAGGCGAACGTCAAAAACAAAAAACTCGACAATACAAAAGTGGTTTCCTTGAAAGACTTCAAGAAGACCAACAAAGTCGAGAAGATCCAGAGCAAAAACAAAGGTCGGGCTATCTAA
- a CDS encoding recombinase family protein — MGKVIGYCRISDRSQKTDSQVDQLQAYGVDEIITETVSGVSADKRLYELIEQMEEGSTLCVLRPDRLARNTKMLLEVVEKLEEKSIDLVIVSLGIDTRTPVGKLVLTIMAGVSQWERDELKIKQKNGVKSAKKRGVKFGPKPQFEEEGLQWAMQLYQENHPVSYISKVTKVPRATLYRRLKERGITRQNKQQI, encoded by the coding sequence ATGGGAAAAGTGATAGGCTATTGCAGAATTTCAGATCGTTCTCAAAAAACGGATTCGCAAGTGGATCAGCTGCAAGCGTATGGGGTCGATGAAATTATTACTGAAACGGTCTCTGGGGTATCGGCGGATAAGCGACTGTATGAACTGATTGAGCAGATGGAGGAAGGAAGCACTCTTTGTGTGTTGCGCCCGGATAGGCTCGCAAGAAATACAAAGATGCTTCTCGAAGTGGTTGAGAAGCTAGAAGAAAAGTCTATTGATCTTGTAATCGTATCTCTAGGAATCGACACCAGGACACCGGTTGGTAAATTGGTTCTTACGATTATGGCCGGAGTGTCGCAATGGGAACGAGATGAACTGAAAATCAAACAAAAAAACGGAGTGAAAAGCGCCAAAAAAAGAGGGGTGAAATTTGGTCCGAAACCTCAATTTGAAGAAGAGGGTTTGCAATGGGCTATGCAACTTTATCAAGAAAATCATCCCGTTAGTTACATATCGAAAGTCACCAAGGTTCCTAGAGCGACGCTCTATAGACGGTTGAAGGAGAGAGGTATCACCAGACAGAATAAACAACAAATTTAG
- a CDS encoding type IV secretory system conjugative DNA transfer family protein: protein MVSNKKVKEMFIGFLFLITGGLSAFLTKVLVDEPLINSGGMYGASGINQKMLITFLVFFVVIGAICGTVFFLMNRRFGKSHSKNTGSLLNHKQVKKEQYHTGTNFLIPQNSKEFNEPQHLLLSQHIKLRQENFFQHALVISATGTGKSASILIPQIQNVDGDVSLVVTDPKAELFRKTYHHLREKGFKPMLLKLDNPEVSLKYNLLGNCRNINDVRKLAESILGDDEWGRLSQTLLSAFLFRQYHLGGTISDVVKDLAEAPMDVYELQLEYFTDVDAHSEMAYKQFAKTAGSENTVSSIFVTIQSKMKVFEYDNIIEISKGGNFKIDSLRKEKIALFISYPEEESTIYAPFLASFYYQMFNILKGDKSVDESQSDVSGLPVYFLLDEFANIGKIPTMDNLISTIRSKKMGVEIFLQNIEQLQSLYGQEVAETIVQNTGTRMTMYGNSNKSSKYFSDLSGKREEETLSYSSSDGGGISYSSSVQEKQVISVDEVRRMKEWEIVIIASNLRPIKDDKNYYFRNKIDFWVHKNIKADAKTKIKLAKFLNKVLGKKKRG from the coding sequence ATGGTTTCTAACAAAAAGGTGAAAGAGATGTTTATTGGATTTCTCTTTCTGATAACCGGTGGTCTTTCTGCCTTCCTTACAAAAGTGCTTGTAGATGAGCCTTTGATTAATTCAGGCGGAATGTATGGAGCGAGTGGAATAAATCAAAAGATGCTTATTACATTTTTGGTTTTCTTTGTAGTGATCGGGGCGATTTGCGGAACTGTATTCTTTTTAATGAACCGTAGATTCGGAAAAAGCCATTCAAAAAATACTGGGAGCTTGTTGAACCATAAGCAAGTGAAGAAAGAACAATACCACACCGGAACAAACTTCTTAATCCCTCAGAATTCGAAAGAATTCAACGAACCTCAGCATTTACTTTTATCCCAACATATTAAATTAAGGCAAGAAAATTTCTTTCAACACGCATTAGTGATTTCGGCTACTGGAACAGGGAAAAGTGCGAGTATCCTAATTCCACAGATCCAGAATGTTGACGGTGATGTTAGCCTGGTCGTAACGGATCCGAAGGCGGAACTGTTCAGAAAGACTTATCACCATTTGCGTGAAAAAGGGTTTAAGCCGATGCTCTTAAAGCTTGATAATCCTGAAGTATCTCTGAAATATAATTTGCTAGGGAACTGCCGGAATATAAACGACGTCCGAAAATTAGCCGAATCTATTTTAGGGGATGACGAGTGGGGGAGGCTTTCTCAAACTCTTTTAAGCGCATTTTTGTTTAGGCAATACCATTTGGGAGGAACGATTTCAGATGTTGTAAAAGATCTGGCCGAGGCTCCGATGGATGTATACGAATTGCAATTAGAATATTTTACGGATGTTGATGCACATAGCGAAATGGCATATAAACAATTCGCAAAAACGGCAGGTTCAGAAAATACGGTTTCCTCAATATTTGTAACGATCCAATCGAAAATGAAGGTGTTTGAATATGACAACATCATAGAAATTTCTAAGGGCGGGAACTTCAAAATCGACTCTCTTAGAAAAGAAAAAATTGCTTTGTTCATAAGCTATCCGGAAGAAGAAAGCACGATCTATGCGCCATTCCTCGCTTCTTTCTATTACCAGATGTTCAATATTCTAAAGGGAGATAAATCCGTAGATGAGAGTCAATCGGATGTAAGTGGTCTGCCAGTGTATTTCTTACTGGACGAATTCGCAAATATCGGGAAGATCCCAACGATGGATAACCTGATTTCAACAATCCGTTCTAAAAAAATGGGGGTAGAAATTTTCCTCCAAAACATTGAACAGCTGCAATCATTATACGGACAAGAAGTAGCCGAAACGATTGTCCAGAACACTGGTACTCGAATGACGATGTATGGTAATAGCAATAAGTCCTCCAAATACTTCTCGGATCTAAGCGGTAAACGGGAAGAAGAAACCCTGTCTTATTCTTCATCAGATGGTGGAGGAATTAGCTACAGTTCCAGTGTACAGGAGAAGCAAGTCATTTCTGTTGATGAAGTTAGGCGGATGAAAGAATGGGAAATTGTTATTATCGCTTCGAACCTCCGACCGATTAAGGATGATAAAAACTATTACTTCAGGAACAAAATTGACTTCTGGGTTCATAAGAACATCAAAGCAGATGCTAAAACGAAGATTAAGTTGGCCAAGTTTCTGAACAAGGTTTTAGGCAAGAAAAAAAGAGGGTGA
- a CDS encoding ParA family protein, translating into MYTTVMNKGGCLKTSITTNIGSQLSLQGKKVLIIDLDEQRNVLMTFQINNTEFDIENWLLNEVEFDSVKVNVSSGLDIVNGPQSLYKFEKKIKEANVGLSVLKEKIDEVREQYDYVIIDTPPSFSITTSIGMAAANELLVPFQPEMYGSAGLVRTIDQIDDMKANVNPDARIKRVIPTKIVKRSKHHRKVVQECEQFLSSKGIELSKVRIWDTMDGVNSIFEEKRPPVLSRKSNKLKQVYRTLAKEVTS; encoded by the coding sequence GTGTACACAACAGTAATGAATAAAGGCGGTTGTTTGAAGACTTCTATTACTACAAACATAGGAAGTCAACTGTCTCTCCAAGGTAAAAAAGTTTTAATAATTGATCTCGATGAACAACGAAACGTCCTTATGACTTTCCAGATTAATAATACTGAATTCGATATTGAAAATTGGTTATTAAACGAAGTGGAATTTGATAGCGTGAAAGTAAACGTATCGAGTGGTCTGGATATTGTGAACGGGCCACAATCTCTTTATAAATTCGAAAAAAAGATTAAAGAAGCGAACGTGGGATTAAGCGTACTAAAAGAAAAGATCGATGAAGTACGGGAACAATACGATTATGTGATTATCGATACACCACCTTCTTTCTCGATTACTACTTCAATCGGAATGGCAGCTGCAAACGAATTGCTTGTTCCATTCCAGCCGGAAATGTACGGTAGCGCAGGTTTGGTTAGAACGATTGACCAGATTGATGATATGAAAGCAAATGTAAATCCGGATGCAAGGATTAAAAGGGTCATTCCTACAAAGATCGTGAAGAGATCCAAGCACCATAGAAAGGTTGTACAGGAATGCGAACAGTTCCTAAGTAGCAAAGGTATTGAATTATCGAAGGTGAGGATCTGGGACACGATGGATGGGGTAAATTCAATCTTTGAAGAGAAAAGACCGCCAGTGCTATCCAGGAAGTCTAATAAGCTGAAGCAAGTATATAGAACGCTCGCCAAGGAGGTAACTAGCTGA